The following coding sequences lie in one Rickettsiella endosymbiont of Rhagonycha lignosa genomic window:
- the dut gene encoding dUTP diphosphatase produces the protein MQNIQLKILDSRLGEEFPLPSYATDGSAGLDLRACTKNTIQLLPNQTELISTGLAIHIAQPNLAAVILPRSGLGHKHGIVLGNLIGLIDSDYQGELLISCWNRGHSEFAIQPGDRIAQLVFVPVIKTQFELVPEFVQTDRGEGGFGHSGVE, from the coding sequence ATGCAAAACATCCAGTTGAAAATTTTGGACTCCCGATTGGGAGAAGAATTTCCCTTGCCTAGCTATGCAACGGATGGGTCTGCGGGTCTTGATTTACGTGCTTGTACCAAGAATACCATCCAATTATTACCCAATCAGACCGAGTTAATTTCAACCGGCTTAGCTATTCATATTGCTCAACCAAATTTAGCGGCTGTGATTTTGCCACGCTCGGGTCTTGGCCACAAACATGGCATTGTACTCGGAAATCTCATCGGTCTCATTGATTCAGATTATCAAGGCGAGCTGTTGATTTCTTGTTGGAATCGTGGTCATAGCGAGTTTGCCATCCAACCAGGGGATAGAATTGCACAATTGGTATTTGTACCCGTCATTAAAACGCAGTTTGAATTGGTTCCAGAGTTTGTACAAACTGATCGCGGCGAAGGTGGTTTTGGTCACTCTGGTGTGGAATAG
- the ybeY gene encoding rRNA maturation RNase YbeY → MRKTKIKEKRIKITIQIIASNTFIPSRYFLQRWVNKALAKQIGPNEVNIRLVSKKESASLNKTYRHKKGPTNILSFPFEPPPEVSSNFLGDLVICAALVNQQAKQPAKNRLAHWAHLIIHGCLHLIGYDHIHDKDASKMETIEIQILKELGYENPYI, encoded by the coding sequence ATGCGCAAAACGAAAATCAAAGAAAAGCGCATTAAAATCACAATACAAATTATTGCTAGTAACACTTTTATTCCTAGCCGTTATTTCCTACAGCGATGGGTAAACAAAGCTTTAGCAAAGCAAATTGGACCTAACGAAGTAAACATACGACTCGTTAGCAAAAAGGAAAGTGCTTCCCTTAATAAAACTTATCGACATAAAAAAGGCCCTACTAATATTTTATCTTTTCCTTTTGAACCGCCACCTGAAGTTTCCTCTAATTTTTTAGGCGATTTAGTGATATGTGCCGCCCTTGTTAATCAACAAGCTAAACAACCAGCAAAAAACCGCCTAGCTCATTGGGCGCATCTTATTATTCATGGTTGTTTACATTTGATAGGTTACGATCATATTCATGATAAAGATGCTAGTAAAATGGAAACTATAGAAATTCAAATATTGAAGGAATTAGGTTATGAAAACCCCTACATCTGA
- a CDS encoding glycine zipper 2TM domain-containing protein translates to MKKFNSFVLIGVLLVGLTACDTMSPDQRRVAGGLGGAAVGGLLGNTIGGGSGRTIATIAGAGLGAVAGSSLAGSSGNRY, encoded by the coding sequence ATGAAAAAATTTAATTCATTCGTCTTAATAGGCGTTTTATTAGTAGGCCTTACCGCTTGTGATACGATGTCACCTGATCAAAGACGCGTCGCCGGTGGCTTAGGTGGTGCTGCAGTAGGTGGTCTTCTAGGTAACACAATTGGTGGTGGTTCAGGTAGAACCATAGCTACGATAGCCGGTGCAGGACTAGGTGCAGTAGCCGGAAGCAGCCTTGCAGGTAGTTCAGGCAATCGATACTAG
- a CDS encoding NAD-dependent succinate-semialdehyde dehydrogenase: MKLNNISLFQQSCYINGKWANTKKTINVKNPATEKIIGTVPDLDPTNIHDAIIAAELAWPIWRSKTALERGELLYRWYTLILENINDLALLLTLEQGKPLKEAMEEIRYGASFIQWFAEEGKRIYGDIIPAPLTKQHLFVSKQSVGVVGAITPWNFPNAMITRKCAPALAAGCTIILKPSVLTPFSALALAVLAEKAGIPAGVFNIVTGDSEMIGNIFTDSPSIRKLSFTGSTAVGKLIMQKAANSVKKISLELGGNAPFIVFDDADIDQAILGAIASKFRNSGQTCICTNRFYIHEKIYEIFTEKLAHAIQQLKVGNGLEDNIQIGPLINAAAIKKVEKHIADALQQGAELVYGGKVHALGGNFFQPTLLKNCTDKMLIAKEETFGPIAALFKFSEEQEVIHLANATEYGLAAYFYTQNVNRVIHVAEQLDYGIVGANTGRASNAVAPFGGFKQSGIGREGSKYGIEDYLEIKYVCLNTD, translated from the coding sequence ATGAAATTAAACAATATTTCACTGTTTCAGCAAAGTTGTTATATCAATGGGAAATGGGCGAACACGAAAAAAACGATTAACGTTAAAAATCCTGCCACAGAAAAAATTATCGGAACAGTTCCTGATTTAGACCCTACAAACATACATGATGCAATCATCGCAGCAGAACTAGCATGGCCGATATGGCGATCAAAAACGGCTTTAGAGCGTGGTGAATTATTATACCGTTGGTATACGCTAATTTTAGAAAATATCAATGATTTAGCACTATTACTCACATTAGAACAAGGCAAACCACTTAAAGAAGCCATGGAAGAAATTCGTTACGGTGCTTCTTTCATTCAATGGTTCGCCGAAGAAGGCAAACGCATATACGGTGACATTATACCTGCACCATTAACCAAGCAGCATTTGTTTGTCAGCAAACAATCTGTCGGTGTAGTAGGCGCTATTACACCCTGGAATTTTCCCAACGCCATGATTACACGTAAATGTGCGCCGGCTTTAGCCGCCGGCTGTACTATCATACTCAAACCTTCAGTATTAACGCCTTTTTCAGCATTGGCATTGGCGGTACTCGCAGAAAAAGCGGGAATACCGGCCGGGGTCTTTAATATCGTCACGGGTGACTCTGAAATGATAGGCAATATTTTCACTGACAGCCCTTCGATACGCAAACTTTCTTTCACTGGTTCTACTGCGGTTGGTAAATTAATAATGCAAAAAGCGGCCAACTCAGTAAAAAAAATATCCTTAGAATTAGGTGGTAATGCACCCTTTATTGTCTTTGATGATGCCGATATTGATCAGGCAATCCTTGGCGCTATTGCATCGAAATTTCGTAATAGTGGCCAAACGTGTATTTGTACCAATCGTTTTTATATTCATGAAAAAATCTATGAGATTTTTACGGAAAAATTAGCTCACGCTATTCAACAATTAAAAGTGGGCAATGGTTTAGAAGATAATATTCAGATAGGACCATTGATCAATGCAGCGGCCATTAAGAAAGTAGAAAAACATATTGCAGATGCGTTACAGCAAGGCGCGGAATTGGTATACGGAGGAAAAGTCCATGCTTTAGGTGGAAATTTTTTTCAGCCGACACTTTTAAAAAATTGTACCGATAAAATGTTAATCGCTAAAGAAGAAACCTTTGGTCCCATTGCCGCGTTATTTAAATTCTCTGAAGAACAAGAAGTCATTCATTTAGCAAATGCCACTGAATACGGGCTTGCTGCCTATTTTTATACGCAAAACGTCAATCGTGTTATTCATGTCGCTGAACAACTCGATTATGGTATTGTCGGTGCCAATACCGGGCGCGCTTCAAATGCAGTCGCGCCCTTCGGTGGCTTTAAACAATCCGGTATCGGCCGCGAAGGCTCAAAATATGGTATCGAAGACTATTTAGAAATTAAATATGTTTGTTTAAATACTGATTAA
- a CDS encoding HlyC/CorC family transporter, producing MKTPTSDDKIKFKKNRQPWLKRVHQVFKQGPRNRKQLIELLYYAKQRNLLNAQALKMLEGVLQISDIHVRDIMVPHAKITVIHEKAHLAELLPMVIESGHSRFPVINDKRRVIGLLLAKDLLKYNPLAHQSSFNIRDILRPVVFIPESKRLDSLLEEFQHKHYHMAIVVDEYGAVSGLVTIEDVLEEIVGEIEDEYDANDEVFIQEQNPNQFIVKAMMPIENFNDFFNSDLATNQFDTIGGVIANRFGYLPKRGASITIHPFHFKVLRADNRIIRLLQVTIEKTKD from the coding sequence ATGAAAACCCCTACATCTGACGATAAAATTAAATTTAAAAAAAATCGTCAGCCCTGGTTAAAACGTGTTCATCAAGTTTTCAAACAAGGACCAAGAAATAGAAAACAACTCATTGAGTTATTGTATTATGCTAAACAACGCAATTTACTCAATGCACAAGCGCTGAAAATGCTAGAAGGTGTATTACAAATCTCTGACATACACGTCAGAGATATTATGGTACCCCATGCCAAAATTACAGTTATTCATGAAAAAGCACATTTGGCTGAACTGTTACCCATGGTAATTGAATCTGGTCACTCGCGTTTCCCGGTTATCAACGATAAACGACGCGTCATTGGTTTATTATTGGCAAAAGATTTACTAAAATACAATCCCTTAGCCCATCAAAGCAGCTTTAATATCCGCGACATCCTACGACCTGTAGTTTTTATACCCGAAAGTAAACGCTTAGACAGTTTACTCGAAGAATTTCAACATAAACATTATCATATGGCTATCGTTGTTGACGAATATGGTGCTGTTTCTGGCCTGGTCACTATTGAAGATGTTTTAGAAGAAATTGTTGGCGAAATTGAAGATGAATATGATGCGAATGACGAAGTTTTTATCCAGGAACAAAACCCGAATCAATTTATTGTCAAAGCGATGATGCCTATTGAAAATTTTAATGACTTTTTTAATTCTGATTTGGCAACCAATCAATTTGATACGATAGGTGGCGTAATCGCGAATCGTTTTGGTTACTTACCGAAACGTGGTGCCAGTATTACTATTCATCCTTTTCACTTTAAAGTTTTACGTGCGGATAATCGAATTATTCGCTTATTGCAAGTCACTATTGAAAAAACCAAAGATTGA
- a CDS encoding PhoH family protein: MNTQAYTFQLIPEDNHRLANLCGPFDQHLRQIEQKLNVCIYNRGHDFQINGPNVAVEIAAKVLHHLYAETGTKKTTLTSNTIHLVLQTAQTDPHMTLKPPKTPGIMIQTKRGPIKPHSPNQGLYIERILNHDINFGLGPAGTGKTYLAVACAVAALEKEQISRVVLVRPAVEAGEKLGFLPGDFSQKLDPYFRPLYDALNDMLGFELVMQLVEQHIIEVVPLAYMRGRTLNDAFIILDEAQNTTKEQMKMFLTRIGFNSKVVVSGDTTQTDLPRGLESGLCHCLSILKNIKGISFTEFQMQDIVRHTLVQAILQAYAQNENQRKAH, from the coding sequence TTGAATACTCAAGCTTATACTTTTCAACTTATTCCAGAAGACAATCATCGTTTAGCGAATCTTTGTGGTCCATTTGATCAGCATTTACGTCAAATTGAACAAAAACTCAACGTTTGTATCTATAATCGTGGTCATGACTTTCAAATTAATGGTCCTAACGTGGCTGTTGAAATTGCTGCCAAAGTATTGCACCATCTTTACGCAGAAACCGGCACTAAAAAAACCACATTGACTTCGAATACCATTCATTTAGTGCTACAAACGGCTCAAACTGATCCCCATATGACGCTAAAGCCTCCCAAAACTCCAGGCATAATGATTCAAACTAAACGTGGCCCCATCAAACCACATAGCCCGAATCAAGGTTTATATATTGAACGTATTTTAAATCACGATATTAATTTTGGTTTAGGTCCAGCAGGGACAGGAAAAACTTACTTAGCTGTCGCTTGTGCCGTAGCCGCGTTAGAAAAGGAACAAATTAGTCGCGTAGTACTCGTTAGACCTGCTGTTGAAGCCGGTGAAAAATTAGGATTTTTACCTGGCGATTTTTCACAAAAGCTCGACCCCTATTTTCGCCCACTTTATGATGCATTAAATGACATGCTCGGTTTTGAGTTAGTAATGCAACTCGTCGAACAACATATTATTGAAGTGGTTCCATTGGCTTATATGCGCGGGCGTACCTTAAATGATGCTTTCATTATTTTAGATGAAGCGCAAAATACGACGAAAGAACAAATGAAAATGTTTTTAACGCGTATCGGATTTAATTCTAAAGTAGTTGTGAGTGGTGATACAACACAAACCGATTTACCACGTGGCCTAGAATCAGGCTTGTGTCACTGTTTAAGTATTTTAAAAAATATAAAGGGTATCAGCTTTACTGAATTTCAAATGCAAGATATTGTTAGACATACTTTGGTACAAGCCATACTACAAGCCTATGCGCAAAACGAAAATCAAAGAAAAGCGCATTAA
- the smc gene encoding chromosome segregation protein SMC: MRLESIKLAGFKSFVDPTTVAFPSNLTAIVGPNGCGKSNIIDAIRWVMGESSAKQLRGQSLDDVIFNGCHTRKPLGKAAIELNFDNSDASLGGQYSSYTQISIRREITREGQSIYSLNGTRCRRRDIRDIFLGTGLGPRSYAIIEQGMISRIVEAKPEELRAYIEEAAGISKYKERRRETELRLEHTQENLNRLNDLREELSKQLKHLQRQANTAERYKTLKQEERLLKAQLQTLRYQAFQKKLQTQLTEIQCVEEQLHTSQLEQQHLSAQIVTDRAQQTQARLNCSSLQTEYYQLGNNITRLEENLRTQTTQLQQNQQELADLSKKKLVLEQQCQSSETNQIQIKQTLSELLQKQNELQVATEQSQSLLKEAEKNYVEWQTKWEKIQTSFSELKQQQHTAATQNHYHQQQSQTLNLRIERLQQDHDEQSKILIAQNEQPEDLNEVLAQVVEKQTQCKTQREQIAQQILEQRSHLQQVTKELDQLKSRLQITQGEYASLMALQQEALGKREHTLLQWFKKHNITEQPRLAQLLQVESGWERAVELALNQHIQAVCFTDRDSLDDFLTNPPPNTVSLMTKSMPCEHFASTFQNQLALAPISSKFTAPWPLEHLLAGVYVAETISEALEHTKQLKSYESIITREGVCLGNHWIRLTAAGDDKAGLLQREREIVQLQKIQQDIQEQLDKKQAYFLHTQKQLKELEDAQTLQQKHNAELIAQQADLNARQTVQQAKINQAKQRIQVIQQELQETKQLNETTQGKLQQTCEEQKIADNQLQQMENQRLTHLENKESLHSQLNESVRVAKAYEAELHQLELNLQAADHQLKVELANLSNVKQQQLQLEQRLSQLHKILNVVENPISSLEQQLNHHIDKKNKLGLQLKESQTQLETIDNRIKYTEDQLQTLETNLNLDRDALEQQRLFSQELRVRAKTLEEQLQEEGYELEKLLAEIPSEQIDIAECEAQLTKLTQRIEQIGAVNLAALEEQQLVSEREKYLEDQFKDLTAALEMLQTAIQKMDKETRNRFKETFDKVNQNFTTLFPRLFSGGIASLQLQESDLLNSGICIMAQPPGKRNSTIHLLSGGEKALTATALVFSFFQLNPAPFCMLDEVDAPLDDTNVLRFCKLVKEMSNEVQFIFISHNKVAIEMAHHLAGVTMHEPGVSRMVAVDLEKAIAMAEEVPT; encoded by the coding sequence ATGCGTCTTGAAAGTATTAAATTAGCAGGATTCAAATCCTTTGTTGACCCCACCACGGTGGCTTTTCCTAGTAATCTTACCGCTATCGTAGGACCCAACGGCTGTGGAAAATCGAATATTATCGATGCCATACGCTGGGTTATGGGTGAAAGCTCTGCGAAGCAACTCCGTGGCCAATCGCTAGATGATGTGATATTCAATGGTTGTCATACCCGTAAACCTCTAGGTAAAGCAGCAATTGAGCTAAATTTTGATAACTCCGATGCAAGCCTAGGAGGGCAATACAGTAGTTACACACAAATTTCGATCCGACGTGAAATCACACGTGAAGGTCAATCAATCTATTCACTTAATGGTACGCGTTGTCGCAGACGCGATATTCGTGACATTTTCCTAGGCACTGGCCTAGGTCCGCGCAGTTATGCCATCATTGAGCAAGGTATGATTTCCCGAATAGTAGAAGCTAAACCCGAAGAACTTCGCGCCTACATCGAAGAAGCCGCCGGTATCTCAAAATATAAAGAACGGCGTCGTGAAACTGAGTTACGCTTAGAACACACACAGGAAAATTTAAATCGTTTAAATGACTTAAGAGAAGAACTTAGCAAGCAGCTTAAGCATTTACAACGACAAGCCAATACTGCAGAACGCTATAAAACACTTAAGCAAGAAGAACGGCTCCTAAAGGCTCAACTACAAACCTTACGCTACCAAGCTTTTCAGAAAAAACTACAGACTCAATTAACTGAAATACAATGTGTTGAAGAACAACTTCACACATCTCAACTTGAACAACAGCATTTATCAGCACAAATAGTAACTGATCGTGCTCAACAAACTCAAGCAAGGCTAAATTGTAGTAGTTTGCAAACAGAATATTATCAACTAGGCAATAACATAACACGTTTGGAAGAAAATTTACGTACGCAAACAACACAACTTCAGCAAAATCAACAGGAACTAGCTGATTTAAGCAAAAAGAAACTCGTTCTTGAACAGCAATGTCAATCCAGCGAAACTAATCAGATTCAAATCAAGCAAACACTTAGCGAACTTCTACAAAAACAAAATGAACTCCAAGTAGCCACTGAGCAAAGCCAATCTTTGCTAAAAGAAGCTGAAAAAAATTATGTAGAATGGCAAACAAAATGGGAAAAAATTCAAACCTCTTTTTCTGAACTAAAACAACAACAACATACTGCTGCAACACAAAACCATTACCATCAACAACAATCACAAACTTTAAACCTGCGTATTGAACGTTTGCAGCAGGATCACGATGAACAATCTAAAATTTTAATCGCACAGAATGAACAACCTGAAGATTTGAACGAAGTTTTAGCGCAAGTTGTAGAAAAACAAACTCAATGTAAAACACAACGTGAACAGATTGCTCAACAAATTCTTGAGCAGCGTTCTCATTTACAACAAGTCACTAAAGAACTCGATCAATTAAAAAGCCGCTTACAGATCACTCAAGGCGAATATGCTTCACTCATGGCCTTGCAACAAGAAGCGTTAGGCAAACGTGAACATACTTTACTGCAATGGTTTAAAAAGCATAATATAACTGAGCAGCCTCGATTGGCTCAGCTATTGCAAGTTGAATCAGGCTGGGAACGTGCTGTAGAACTTGCTTTAAATCAGCATATTCAAGCGGTATGTTTTACCGACCGGGATTCTTTAGACGATTTTTTAACTAACCCACCTCCGAATACCGTTAGTTTAATGACAAAATCGATGCCATGTGAACATTTTGCATCGACCTTCCAGAATCAATTAGCCTTAGCGCCTATCAGCAGTAAATTTACAGCTCCGTGGCCACTCGAACATTTATTAGCGGGTGTCTATGTAGCAGAGACTATTTCTGAAGCCCTGGAACATACCAAACAATTAAAAAGCTATGAATCCATCATCACACGCGAAGGGGTTTGTTTAGGTAACCATTGGATTCGTTTAACTGCAGCAGGTGATGATAAAGCAGGCTTATTACAACGTGAACGCGAAATAGTTCAACTACAAAAAATACAACAAGACATTCAAGAACAGCTTGATAAGAAACAAGCATACTTTCTTCACACTCAAAAGCAATTAAAGGAACTGGAAGATGCTCAAACTCTACAACAAAAACACAATGCAGAATTAATTGCCCAACAAGCAGATTTAAATGCACGCCAAACTGTACAACAAGCGAAGATAAATCAAGCTAAACAACGTATTCAAGTGATACAACAAGAATTGCAAGAAACCAAACAACTTAATGAAACGACGCAAGGAAAATTGCAGCAAACCTGCGAAGAGCAAAAAATAGCAGATAACCAGCTGCAGCAAATGGAGAATCAACGACTCACACACTTGGAAAATAAAGAGTCACTACACAGTCAACTCAATGAATCAGTGCGTGTCGCTAAAGCTTATGAAGCAGAACTTCATCAACTTGAGTTAAACTTACAAGCGGCGGATCATCAATTAAAAGTCGAACTTGCCAATTTATCCAATGTAAAACAACAACAATTGCAATTAGAACAACGTCTTAGCCAATTACATAAAATCCTCAACGTTGTTGAAAACCCGATAAGCTCACTTGAGCAACAACTCAATCATCATATCGATAAGAAAAATAAACTTGGCTTACAACTTAAGGAAAGCCAAACGCAATTAGAAACCATCGACAATAGAATTAAATACACTGAAGACCAATTGCAAACATTGGAAACTAATCTTAACTTAGATCGTGATGCCTTAGAGCAACAACGTTTATTTTCACAAGAGTTACGTGTACGCGCTAAAACTTTAGAAGAACAATTACAAGAAGAAGGTTATGAACTGGAAAAACTATTAGCAGAAATTCCTTCTGAGCAAATTGATATTGCAGAATGTGAAGCACAACTCACTAAATTAACCCAGCGTATTGAACAGATAGGCGCAGTTAATCTAGCTGCTTTAGAAGAACAACAACTCGTTTCTGAGCGTGAAAAATACTTAGAAGACCAATTTAAAGACTTAACAGCCGCCTTAGAAATGTTGCAAACAGCCATTCAAAAAATGGATAAAGAAACGCGTAATCGTTTTAAAGAGACCTTTGACAAGGTCAATCAGAATTTTACTACATTATTTCCAAGACTATTTTCCGGTGGTATTGCGTCATTACAACTGCAAGAATCGGATTTGCTGAATAGTGGTATCTGCATCATGGCGCAACCACCAGGAAAACGAAATAGCACCATACATCTTCTTTCCGGAGGAGAAAAAGCGTTGACCGCAACTGCTTTAGTCTTTTCTTTTTTCCAGCTAAATCCTGCTCCTTTTTGCATGTTAGATGAAGTTGACGCCCCCTTAGACGATACGAATGTTCTAAGATTTTGTAAGTTGGTGAAAGAGATGTCGAATGAAGTACAATTTATCTTTATTAGCCATAATAAAGTAGCGATTGAAATGGCACATCACTTAGCAGGTGTAACTATGCATGAACCTGGTGTATCACGGATGGTCGCTGTCGATCTAGAAAAAGCCATCGCTATGGCCGAGGAGGTACCCACGTAA
- the miaB gene encoding tRNA (N6-isopentenyl adenosine(37)-C2)-methylthiotransferase MiaB yields the protein MLQKLYIETHGCQMNEYDSASMHNLLFHSHHLVLTKDPNEADVIVLNTCSIREKAQEKVFSQLGQWRKLKALRSHIIIAVGGCVASQEGAGIIQRAPFVDIVFGPQTLHRLPDMINQVLEKKRSVVDISFPEIEKFDHLPTPRAEGPRAFVSIMEGCNKYCSFCVVPYTRGEEISRPLDDVLAEIVQLSEQGVREITLLGQNVNDYQGPRYEGGTADLADLIRYISALDDILRIRFTTSHPLAFSDRLIQAYADVPKLADHLHLPVQSGSDRVLAAMKRGYTSLEFKSKIRKLRKVRPDIAISSDFIIGFPGETESDFQATLNLVESIGFDNSFSFIYSRRPGTPAAELSDDVTSAEKKQRLQILQNLLVFQGQALSKKMVGQVHQILVEGPSKKNENELQGRTENNRVVNFRGHTRLIGQLVPITITEVLRNSLRGELIVN from the coding sequence ATGTTACAAAAGCTCTATATCGAAACGCATGGCTGCCAGATGAATGAATACGATTCGGCGAGTATGCATAATCTTTTATTTCATTCTCATCATTTAGTCTTGACTAAAGATCCCAACGAAGCGGATGTTATTGTATTAAACACCTGTTCGATTCGTGAAAAAGCGCAAGAAAAAGTTTTTTCGCAGCTCGGGCAATGGCGTAAACTTAAAGCATTGCGATCCCACATCATTATCGCGGTAGGTGGCTGCGTCGCAAGTCAAGAAGGTGCAGGCATTATTCAGCGCGCACCTTTTGTGGACATCGTATTTGGTCCGCAAACTTTGCATCGACTTCCGGATATGATCAATCAAGTTTTAGAAAAAAAACGATCCGTGGTGGACATTTCCTTTCCAGAAATCGAAAAATTTGATCATTTACCCACTCCAAGAGCGGAAGGTCCACGTGCATTTGTATCTATCATGGAAGGATGTAACAAATATTGTAGTTTTTGTGTCGTACCTTACACACGCGGTGAAGAAATTAGCCGTCCTTTAGATGATGTGCTCGCAGAAATTGTACAACTGAGTGAACAAGGTGTCCGTGAGATTACCTTGTTAGGCCAAAATGTTAATGACTATCAAGGTCCGCGCTATGAAGGTGGCACTGCAGATTTAGCCGATTTAATTCGCTATATTTCCGCACTCGATGATATTTTACGCATACGATTTACCACTTCTCACCCCTTAGCGTTTTCAGATCGCCTCATTCAAGCGTATGCTGATGTACCAAAATTAGCTGATCATTTGCATTTACCCGTGCAAAGTGGTTCAGATCGAGTTTTAGCCGCCATGAAGCGTGGTTACACAAGCTTAGAATTTAAATCTAAAATTCGTAAATTGCGCAAAGTTCGACCTGATATTGCGATATCTTCAGATTTTATTATTGGATTCCCTGGGGAAACTGAATCTGACTTTCAAGCCACACTTAATTTAGTGGAGTCCATAGGTTTTGATAATTCATTTAGTTTTATTTATAGCCGTCGACCCGGAACACCCGCAGCCGAGCTTTCTGATGATGTAACAAGTGCAGAAAAAAAACAACGTTTACAGATCCTGCAAAATCTCCTAGTATTTCAAGGACAAGCCCTAAGTAAAAAAATGGTTGGTCAGGTCCATCAAATATTGGTTGAAGGTCCTTCTAAGAAAAATGAAAATGAACTGCAAGGACGCACAGAAAATAACCGCGTGGTTAACTTCAGAGGTCACACGCGCTTAATAGGGCAATTAGTTCCTATTACTATTACTGAGGTATTAAGAAACTCTTTACGAGGAGAATTAATAGTAAATTGA